The Martelella sp. AD-3 genome includes a region encoding these proteins:
- a CDS encoding carboxymuconolactone decarboxylase family protein, with protein MATDYLQMTADVSKQTAVLRKDIPDTMSGFSALAGAACKAGALDAKTKEYIALGIAVALRCEPCIAFHAKALVKLGVTKAEYEEVLGVAVYMDGGPGLMYAAHALEAFEQFSAG; from the coding sequence ATGGCCACCGATTATCTTCAGATGACTGCCGATGTTTCGAAGCAGACCGCCGTGCTTCGCAAGGACATTCCCGACACCATGAGCGGTTTTTCGGCCCTGGCCGGCGCCGCCTGCAAGGCGGGCGCTCTCGATGCCAAGACCAAGGAATATATCGCGCTCGGCATTGCCGTGGCGCTGCGCTGCGAACCCTGCATCGCCTTTCACGCCAAGGCGCTTGTCAAGCTTGGCGTGACCAAGGCGGAATATGAGGAAGTGCTGGGCGTCGCCGTCTACATGGATGGCGGACCGGGGCTGATGTATGCGGCCCATGCGCTGGAGGCCTTTGAACAGTTCTCCGCCGGATAA
- a CDS encoding YcgN family cysteine cluster protein, which yields MADRAAEQEPFWKTKRLDEMDAGEWESLCDGCGLCCLNKLEDWETGEVAFTSVACRLLDGHSCQCSDYEDRWKTVPECIQLDVKGVREIPWLPPTCAYRLVHEGHDLYWWHYLVSGDRETVHQAGISARDRTVSEMEVPVEDYEDYIIEWPVLTGEKTG from the coding sequence ATGGCCGACAGGGCAGCAGAACAGGAGCCGTTCTGGAAGACGAAGCGGCTCGACGAGATGGACGCCGGCGAATGGGAAAGTCTCTGCGACGGCTGCGGGCTTTGCTGTCTCAACAAGCTGGAGGACTGGGAAACGGGCGAGGTGGCCTTTACCTCGGTCGCCTGTCGCCTTCTCGACGGCCATTCCTGCCAGTGTTCCGATTACGAGGACCGGTGGAAGACTGTGCCGGAATGCATCCAGCTCGATGTCAAGGGCGTCAGGGAGATCCCCTGGCTGCCGCCGACCTGCGCCTACAGGCTGGTGCATGAGGGGCATGATCTCTACTGGTGGCACTACCTCGTCTCCGGCGACCGCGAGACGGTGCACCAGGCCGGCATTTCCGCGCGCGACCGGACGGTGAGCGAGATGGAGGTGCCGGTCGAGGACTACGAGGACTACATCATCGAATGGCCGGTGCTGACCGGGGAGAAGACGGGCTGA
- a CDS encoding substrate-binding protein, with amino-acid sequence MSKFIINRRSLLRAGAAAGVTLAAPMHFVRGAYAQDMSCNMPTGSTVTLGFNVPQTGPYADEGADEMKALMLAAKHLNGEGDGGMLATFSSKALKGNGILGKKVNYVTGDTQTKSDAARDSAKRMIEKEGAVMITGGSSSGVAVAVQSLCQDMGVIFMAGLTHSNDTTGKDKRRYGFRHFFNAYQSGEALAPVLQQEYGSDRRAYHLTADYTWGWTQEESIKNATEGLGWETVQTVKTPVGAGDFSQYITPVLNSGADVLILNHYGGDMVNSLTQAVQFGLKDKQVNGKNFEIVVPLFSRLMAQGAGEAAKNILGSANWNWSLDDAGSQAFVQSFGAEYGFPPSQAAHTCYVQALLYADAVERAGTFFAPAVIKALEGFEFDGMGNGPTLYRAADHQCMKDVLVVRGNPDPQSEFDLLKVVKVVPRADVEYDPAIFGGELGPDTAKTC; translated from the coding sequence ATGTCAAAGTTTATCATCAACCGCCGCAGCCTGCTCAGGGCCGGCGCGGCCGCCGGCGTCACGCTGGCCGCCCCCATGCATTTCGTGCGCGGGGCCTACGCGCAGGACATGTCCTGCAACATGCCGACCGGCAGCACCGTCACGCTCGGCTTCAACGTGCCGCAGACCGGCCCCTACGCCGATGAGGGCGCCGACGAGATGAAGGCGCTGATGCTCGCCGCCAAGCACCTGAACGGCGAGGGCGACGGCGGCATGCTCGCCACCTTCTCGTCCAAGGCGCTCAAGGGCAACGGCATTCTCGGCAAGAAGGTCAACTACGTCACCGGCGACACGCAGACCAAATCGGACGCCGCCCGCGACAGCGCCAAGCGCATGATCGAGAAGGAAGGCGCGGTGATGATCACCGGCGGCTCGTCGTCGGGCGTTGCCGTTGCCGTGCAGAGCCTCTGCCAGGACATGGGCGTGATCTTCATGGCCGGCCTCACCCACTCCAACGACACCACCGGCAAGGACAAGCGGCGCTACGGCTTCCGCCACTTCTTCAACGCCTACCAGTCGGGCGAGGCGCTCGCCCCCGTGCTCCAGCAGGAATACGGCTCCGACCGCCGCGCCTATCACCTGACCGCCGACTATACCTGGGGCTGGACCCAGGAGGAATCGATCAAGAACGCGACCGAGGGCCTCGGCTGGGAAACCGTCCAGACCGTCAAGACGCCGGTCGGCGCCGGCGACTTCTCGCAGTACATCACCCCGGTGCTCAATTCCGGCGCCGATGTGCTGATCCTCAACCACTATGGCGGCGACATGGTCAATTCGCTGACCCAGGCCGTCCAGTTCGGGCTGAAGGACAAGCAGGTCAACGGCAAGAATTTCGAAATCGTGGTTCCGCTGTTCTCCCGCCTGATGGCGCAGGGCGCGGGCGAGGCAGCCAAGAACATCCTTGGCTCGGCCAACTGGAACTGGTCGCTGGATGACGCGGGCAGCCAGGCCTTCGTTCAGTCCTTCGGCGCGGAATACGGCTTCCCGCCATCCCAGGCCGCCCATACCTGCTACGTTCAGGCGCTGCTTTATGCCGATGCCGTGGAACGCGCCGGCACCTTCTTCGCGCCCGCGGTCATCAAGGCGCTGGAAGGGTTCGAATTCGACGGCATGGGCAACGGCCCGACGCTTTACCGCGCCGCCGACCACCAGTGCATGAAGGATGTGCTCGTCGTGCGCGGCAACCCCGATCCGCAGAGCGAGTTCGACCTGCTGAAAGTCGTCAAGGTCGTGCCGCGCGCCGATGTCGAATACGACCCGGCGATCTTCGGCGGCGAGCTTGGCCCGGACACGGCCAAGACCTGCTGA
- a CDS encoding branched-chain amino acid ABC transporter permease: protein MDAIIIQFLNGLDKGAAYSLIALGLTLVFGTLGVVNFAHGALFMLGAFCAVTFNALLTWPVQPPKAEGALFAPRPVPYMEYAFGDFGAAMINWSVPLSILLAIPVMLLIGLVMERGLIRFFYKRPHADQILVTFGLAIVLQEIIKKIYGANPVPQSAPDVFAGTANIAAWFGMADAFIVYPWWRLIYFLFAALVIGAVFAFLQFTTYGMVVRAGMRDRETVGLLGIDIEKRFTVVFGIAAVVAGLAGVMYTPILPPNYHLGMDFLVLSFVVVVVGGMGSLPGAIVAGFTLGILQSFASMNEVKSIIPGIDQVIIYLVAVIILLTMPRGLMGRRGVMED, encoded by the coding sequence ATGGACGCCATCATCATTCAGTTTCTGAACGGCCTCGACAAGGGCGCAGCCTATTCGCTGATCGCCCTTGGCCTCACTCTGGTTTTCGGCACGCTCGGCGTCGTCAACTTCGCCCATGGCGCCCTCTTCATGCTCGGCGCCTTCTGCGCCGTCACCTTCAACGCGCTTCTGACCTGGCCGGTCCAGCCGCCCAAGGCCGAGGGCGCGCTGTTCGCGCCGCGCCCGGTGCCCTACATGGAATACGCCTTCGGCGATTTCGGCGCGGCGATGATCAACTGGTCCGTGCCGCTCTCCATCCTGCTCGCCATTCCCGTCATGCTCTTGATCGGGCTCGTCATGGAACGCGGATTGATCCGCTTCTTCTACAAGCGCCCGCATGCCGACCAGATCCTGGTGACCTTCGGCCTTGCCATCGTGCTGCAGGAGATCATCAAGAAGATCTACGGCGCAAACCCCGTCCCGCAGTCCGCGCCAGACGTCTTCGCCGGCACCGCCAACATCGCCGCCTGGTTCGGCATGGCCGACGCCTTCATCGTCTATCCCTGGTGGCGGCTGATCTACTTCCTGTTTGCGGCCCTCGTCATCGGCGCCGTCTTCGCCTTCCTGCAATTCACCACATACGGCATGGTGGTGCGCGCCGGCATGCGAGACCGCGAGACCGTCGGCCTGCTCGGCATCGACATCGAAAAGCGCTTCACCGTCGTCTTCGGCATCGCCGCTGTCGTCGCAGGCCTCGCCGGCGTCATGTACACGCCGATCCTGCCGCCGAACTATCACCTCGGCATGGATTTCCTGGTGCTGAGCTTCGTCGTGGTCGTCGTCGGCGGCATGGGCTCGCTGCCGGGCGCGATCGTTGCCGGCTTCACGCTGGGCATCCTGCAATCCTTCGCCTCGATGAACGAGGTGAAATCCATCATTCCCGGTATCGACCAGGTGATCATCTACCTCGTTGCCGTCATCATTCTCTTGACCATGCCGCGCGGGCTGATGGGCCGCCGCGGCGTGATGGAGGACTAA
- a CDS encoding branched-chain amino acid ABC transporter permease, translating into MFANLSRNDWLLFIVFSAIVLLAPILFMPLGAAYPALLQKFAIFGIFAIGFNILFGLTGYLSFGHAAFLGVGSYAAVWSFKLFTMNAIPAILFAVICSGLFAALIGYVSLRRSGIYFSILTLAFAQMSYNLAYSVLTPITNGETGLQLSQSDPRIIDRMFLAPTEGLPSPDLFGVQLQGYAGFYFCAIALLVCFFITLRIFRSPFGMMLKAVKSNQNRMMYTGFNTRPYLRSAFIISGMFAGLAGALMAVTDPLAGAERMQWTASGEVVLMTILGGVGTLLGPVIGAVVIKYFENIFSSFNDAALHSALSALPDAIETPLVGLLSLFVGDGWHLTLGLIFMAIVIFLPGGIMEGVKRLRARFSGGGGGRKAQSAAKIQPAE; encoded by the coding sequence ATGTTCGCCAATCTCTCGCGCAACGACTGGCTGCTCTTCATCGTCTTTTCGGCGATCGTGCTTCTGGCGCCCATCCTGTTCATGCCGCTCGGCGCGGCCTATCCCGCACTCCTGCAGAAATTCGCGATCTTCGGGATCTTCGCCATCGGCTTCAACATCCTGTTCGGGCTCACCGGCTATCTCTCCTTCGGCCACGCCGCCTTTCTCGGCGTCGGCTCCTATGCCGCCGTCTGGTCGTTCAAGCTTTTCACCATGAACGCCATTCCGGCCATCCTCTTCGCGGTCATCTGCTCGGGCCTGTTCGCGGCCCTCATCGGTTATGTCAGCCTGCGCCGTTCAGGCATCTATTTCTCGATCCTGACGCTCGCCTTCGCGCAGATGAGCTACAATCTCGCCTATTCGGTCCTGACGCCGATCACCAACGGCGAGACCGGCCTGCAGCTGTCGCAGAGCGATCCCCGCATCATCGACCGCATGTTCCTCGCCCCGACCGAGGGCCTGCCATCGCCGGATCTCTTCGGCGTCCAGCTCCAGGGCTATGCAGGTTTCTATTTCTGCGCCATCGCCCTTCTGGTCTGCTTCTTCATCACGCTGAGGATCTTCCGCTCGCCCTTCGGCATGATGCTGAAGGCGGTGAAATCCAACCAGAACCGGATGATGTATACCGGTTTCAACACGCGGCCCTATCTGCGCTCCGCCTTCATCATCTCGGGCATGTTCGCCGGCCTTGCCGGCGCGCTGATGGCCGTCACCGACCCGCTGGCGGGCGCTGAGCGCATGCAGTGGACGGCGTCCGGCGAAGTCGTGCTGATGACCATTCTCGGCGGCGTCGGCACCCTGCTCGGCCCGGTCATCGGCGCGGTGGTGATCAAGTATTTCGAAAACATCTTCTCCTCGTTCAACGACGCCGCGCTGCACAGCGCGCTGTCGGCCCTGCCGGACGCGATCGAGACCCCGCTCGTCGGGCTCCTGTCGCTCTTCGTCGGCGACGGCTGGCACCTGACGCTCGGCCTCATCTTCATGGCCATCGTCATCTTCCTGCCCGGCGGCATCATGGAAGGCGTCAAGCGCCTTCGCGCCCGCTTCTCGGGCGGCGGCGGCGGCCGCAAGGCGCAATCCGCCGCCAAAATCCAGCCAGCGGAGTAA
- a CDS encoding ABC transporter ATP-binding protein — translation MADNNIVLHVDDVHKSFGGLRALSDVNLEVESGKVHAIIGPNGAGKSTLLNVCIGRIKPSHGRVVFAGQTLNEHEPHEINQMGVSRVFQTPEIFPDLSLIENVMIPAFARRDGAFRLNAVKALSGEKEIREEAEFMLEDIGLSARRHHEAGSLSRGDKRRLELAMCLIQKPKLLLLDEPTAGMARHDTNMTIELLQRIKARGMTKVIIEHDMHVVFSLADKISVLAQGRIIAEGSPDQVRGNPKVREAYLGEAHE, via the coding sequence ATGGCAGACAACAACATCGTCCTGCACGTTGACGACGTCCACAAGAGCTTCGGCGGCCTGCGCGCCCTCTCAGATGTCAATCTCGAGGTCGAAAGCGGCAAGGTCCACGCCATTATCGGTCCGAACGGCGCCGGCAAATCGACCCTGCTCAACGTCTGTATCGGTCGGATCAAACCAAGCCACGGCAGGGTCGTCTTCGCCGGGCAGACGCTCAACGAGCACGAACCGCACGAGATCAACCAGATGGGCGTCTCGCGCGTGTTCCAGACCCCGGAGATCTTCCCGGACCTGAGCCTGATCGAGAACGTCATGATCCCGGCCTTTGCCCGCCGCGACGGCGCCTTCAGGCTGAATGCGGTCAAGGCGCTTTCCGGTGAAAAGGAAATCCGCGAGGAAGCCGAATTCATGCTGGAGGATATCGGCCTTTCCGCCCGCCGCCATCACGAGGCGGGCTCGCTGTCGCGCGGCGACAAGCGCCGGCTGGAGCTTGCCATGTGCCTGATCCAGAAGCCGAAGCTCCTGCTGCTCGACGAGCCGACGGCCGGCATGGCCCGCCACGACACCAACATGACCATCGAGCTCCTGCAGCGGATCAAGGCCCGCGGCATGACCAAGGTGATCATCGAACATGACATGCATGTCGTCTTTTCGCTCGCCGACAAGATCTCCGTGCTTGCCCAGGGGCGCATCATCGCCGAAGGTTCTCCCGATCAGGTGCGCGGCAATCCGAAGGTCAGGGAAGCCTATCTCGGGGAGGCCCACGAATGA
- a CDS encoding ABC transporter ATP-binding protein yields MEKGNLAGEQIAVSETVNDAFLSVRDIHAWYGESYIVQGVSFDIRKGEVLSLLGRNGAGKTTTLRTLARLDNPALSQGEIWLDGEPLHKKKAFQAALSGVQLVPEDRRIIGGLSVEENLVLAQVAGEKGWSIEEIYDRFPRLAERRNQEAVTLSGGEQQMLAVARALARKIKILFLDEPYEGLAPVIVQEIEKIVRQIRDLGITTIIVEQNAVAALRLSDRAVIMDTGQVVFSGSAQDVLDNAELREEYLAI; encoded by the coding sequence ATGGAGAAAGGCAATCTCGCCGGGGAGCAGATCGCAGTGTCGGAAACAGTCAATGATGCATTCCTGTCGGTTCGCGACATTCATGCCTGGTACGGCGAAAGCTATATCGTGCAGGGCGTGTCCTTCGACATCAGGAAAGGCGAGGTGCTTTCCCTTCTCGGGCGCAACGGCGCGGGCAAGACGACCACGCTCAGGACGCTTGCCCGCCTCGACAATCCGGCGCTCAGCCAGGGAGAGATCTGGCTCGACGGCGAACCGCTTCACAAGAAGAAAGCCTTCCAGGCAGCGCTTTCCGGCGTCCAGCTCGTGCCGGAAGACCGGCGGATCATCGGCGGTCTCTCCGTGGAGGAAAACCTTGTTCTGGCCCAGGTCGCCGGCGAAAAGGGCTGGTCCATCGAGGAGATCTACGATCGCTTTCCCCGCCTGGCCGAACGCCGCAACCAGGAAGCGGTGACGCTGTCGGGCGGCGAACAGCAGATGCTGGCCGTCGCCCGCGCCCTTGCGCGCAAGATCAAGATCCTCTTCCTCGACGAGCCTTATGAAGGCCTCGCGCCCGTCATCGTACAGGAGATCGAAAAGATCGTCCGCCAGATCCGCGATCTCGGCATCACCACGATCATCGTCGAACAGAACGCCGTCGCCGCCTTGAGGCTCTCTGACCGCGCCGTGATCATGGACACCGGACAGGTGGTCTTTTCCGGCAGCGCCCAGGACGTGCTCGACAATGCGGAACTGCGCGAGGAATATCTCGCGATCTGA
- a CDS encoding DUF1491 family protein — protein sequence MRLKSEIFVSALLRRVFANGDFAVVERKGAADAGAIAIRQVLRNGQECLYMPAPQFFTAESSEDRLFEQRLDRVPADDVAARLEKEIRFDGDLWVVVLETESVEGLFAVAGDGV from the coding sequence ATGCGTCTCAAATCGGAGATTTTTGTTTCGGCGCTTTTGCGCCGGGTTTTCGCCAATGGCGATTTTGCCGTGGTGGAACGCAAGGGCGCGGCCGATGCCGGCGCGATCGCGATCCGTCAGGTGCTGCGGAACGGACAGGAATGCCTGTACATGCCGGCGCCGCAGTTTTTTACCGCTGAGAGCAGTGAAGACCGGCTGTTCGAGCAGCGTCTAGACAGGGTCCCGGCCGACGATGTCGCGGCGCGGCTCGAAAAGGAAATCCGCTTTGACGGCGATCTCTGGGTCGTGGTCCTTGAGACGGAGAGCGTCGAGGGGCTTTTTGCCGTGGCCGGCGACGGCGTTTGA
- a CDS encoding peptidoglycan-binding domain-containing protein, whose product MAKARKTRRSKKKTPSLMGRGASAVGAFVARHPSWVGGPLVFGIVLSFVSANALWYQPGPHPEPLMKTRQPSDPYAVPGRRMASEEDFETFRIELEGEGNGAPVEVASLERDDGGDDLMAILQAVEKEPPATARRSQAEPQAQPAVVDDREIIRQVQEQLAAAGYYKGKPDGVTGPLTETAVIAFQADQGLAETGIVDAGLLAVLKGDDGGPPPVPTPRAATKAGGGSADPTAALPASDEPAPAADALVVEIQRGLVNIAYDDVTVDGVAGANTRAAILEFQKHYRLPETGEPSPAVRDKLAEIGAL is encoded by the coding sequence ATGGCGAAGGCTAGGAAGACCAGACGCAGCAAGAAGAAGACGCCCTCGCTCATGGGGCGCGGCGCCTCGGCCGTCGGGGCCTTTGTCGCGCGCCACCCGTCATGGGTCGGCGGGCCGCTGGTCTTCGGCATCGTCCTCAGTTTCGTTTCCGCCAATGCGCTCTGGTACCAGCCGGGCCCGCATCCCGAACCGCTGATGAAGACGCGCCAGCCCTCCGATCCCTATGCCGTACCCGGCCGCCGGATGGCGAGCGAGGAGGATTTCGAGACCTTTCGGATCGAGCTCGAGGGCGAGGGGAATGGCGCACCGGTCGAGGTCGCTTCGCTTGAGCGCGATGACGGCGGCGACGATCTGATGGCGATCCTGCAGGCGGTCGAGAAAGAGCCGCCGGCGACAGCCCGCCGGTCGCAGGCCGAGCCGCAGGCTCAGCCGGCGGTCGTCGATGACCGCGAGATCATCCGTCAGGTTCAGGAACAGCTTGCCGCCGCCGGCTATTACAAGGGCAAGCCCGATGGCGTGACCGGGCCGCTGACCGAGACCGCGGTGATCGCCTTTCAGGCTGACCAGGGGCTGGCGGAGACGGGCATTGTCGATGCGGGTCTTCTCGCTGTCCTCAAGGGCGATGACGGCGGACCGCCGCCGGTGCCGACGCCGCGCGCGGCAACGAAGGCGGGCGGGGGCTCTGCCGATCCGACGGCCGCGCTTCCGGCATCAGACGAACCCGCTCCGGCCGCTGACGCCCTTGTCGTCGAGATCCAGCGCGGCCTCGTCAACATCGCCTATGACGACGTGACGGTCGACGGCGTGGCCGGCGCCAATACCCGCGCGGCGATCCTGGAGTTCCAGAAGCATTATCGCCTGCCGGAAACCGGCGAGCCGAGCCCGGCCGTACGCGACAAGCTTGCGGAAATCGGCGCGCTCTGA
- a CDS encoding DUF5330 domain-containing protein, with product MRFLLKSAFMIFVLLLIVPFFAPLLLGDKATRNEAMLPSGRDIGSAVSAARGTIDYMSGMCEERPEVCDDGAGLLGFLGRRARQGAEIVYLYLGAHFAEDERVPAPQQARKTTRPEQPAAEVTVVERMAEPAETPTDLIRTGAITPEPDIAPAPQPPAPAVQPQRISGLPENVPLPTRRPR from the coding sequence ATGAGATTTCTGCTGAAATCGGCATTCATGATCTTCGTGCTGCTGCTGATCGTGCCGTTCTTCGCGCCCCTGCTGCTGGGCGACAAGGCGACGCGCAACGAGGCCATGCTGCCGAGCGGCCGCGACATCGGCAGCGCCGTTTCCGCAGCCCGCGGCACGATCGACTATATGAGCGGCATGTGCGAGGAGCGGCCGGAGGTTTGTGATGACGGCGCGGGCCTGCTGGGTTTTCTCGGCCGGCGGGCGCGTCAGGGGGCGGAAATCGTCTACCTCTATCTCGGCGCGCATTTCGCCGAGGATGAACGGGTCCCGGCGCCGCAGCAGGCGCGGAAAACCACGCGTCCGGAACAGCCGGCAGCCGAGGTGACGGTCGTTGAACGCATGGCCGAGCCCGCCGAAACGCCGACCGACCTCATCCGCACCGGCGCCATCACGCCGGAACCCGACATCGCGCCCGCGCCGCAGCCCCCTGCCCCCGCCGTTCAGCCGCAGCGCATATCGGGCCTGCCGGAGAACGTGCCGCTGCCAACGCGCCGCCCGCGCTGA
- a CDS encoding SufE family protein yields MNEKLEQIIDDFSFLDDWEDRYRYVIELGKELPDMAEEEKTEENRVHGCASQVWLVSEEDEGADPVIRFRGDSDAFIVRGLVSIVLTVYSGKKASVIAGTDAIDIFRRIGLVENLSAQRANGLNAMVAKIRETAAAALPA; encoded by the coding sequence ATGAACGAGAAACTCGAGCAGATCATCGACGATTTTTCATTCCTGGACGACTGGGAAGACCGCTACCGCTATGTGATCGAACTCGGCAAGGAACTCCCCGACATGGCGGAGGAGGAAAAAACCGAGGAGAACCGCGTCCACGGCTGCGCCAGTCAGGTCTGGCTTGTCAGCGAAGAAGACGAAGGCGCGGATCCCGTGATCCGGTTTCGCGGCGATTCGGACGCCTTCATCGTGCGCGGCCTGGTGTCGATCGTCCTGACCGTCTATTCCGGCAAGAAGGCCTCGGTGATCGCGGGAACGGATGCGATCGACATCTTCCGGCGGATCGGGCTCGTTGAAAACCTCTCCGCCCAGCGCGCCAACGGCCTCAATGCCATGGTGGCGAAGATCCGGGAAACGGCGGCGGCGGCGCTTCCCGCCTGA
- a CDS encoding DUF6456 domain-containing protein, with amino-acid sequence MHEGRAAAMTGARMGEKTPLEMLARLKGRDGGRFLPQDAHDAGERLFSDFNRAQMQPRITASLQPRLESRARAMRADAAGLSDSALDARRRVGRALLSVGPELADVLLDFVCFEKGLEQMERERQWPVRSAKLMVRTALMALARHYAPPPPRRAIRHWGGEGYRPDIAAMFAEE; translated from the coding sequence ATGCATGAGGGGAGGGCGGCGGCGATGACGGGCGCGCGGATGGGCGAGAAGACGCCTCTTGAGATGCTGGCCCGCCTGAAGGGGCGCGATGGCGGCCGGTTTCTGCCGCAGGACGCCCATGACGCGGGCGAGCGCCTGTTTTCGGATTTCAACCGGGCGCAGATGCAGCCCAGGATCACGGCCTCGCTTCAGCCGCGGCTGGAAAGCCGGGCGCGCGCAATGCGGGCTGACGCCGCCGGACTGTCCGACAGCGCGCTTGACGCGCGCCGGCGCGTCGGCCGCGCGCTCCTCTCCGTCGGTCCGGAGCTGGCCGACGTTCTGCTCGATTTCGTCTGTTTTGAAAAAGGCCTGGAGCAGATGGAGCGGGAACGGCAATGGCCCGTGCGCTCGGCGAAGCTGATGGTCCGCACCGCGCTTATGGCGCTTGCCCGCCACTACGCCCCGCCGCCGCCGCGGCGGGCCATCCGCCACTGGGGCGGCGAGGGCTACCGGCCCGACATCGCGGCGATGTTTGCCGAGGAGTAA
- a CDS encoding helix-turn-helix domain-containing protein yields MNEYKAESTAPFHQAFVHQVAGSWSFERAGQMADIRTACRIVLLITREMAQVAGDRVSLKADRRRSVSHFRQIAMYVCHVTLQLSLSEIGAAFGRDRTTVAYSCRVIEDRRDDRAFDEFIASVERLAYSVVVAAGVRENA; encoded by the coding sequence ATGAACGAGTACAAAGCAGAATCCACAGCGCCCTTCCATCAGGCCTTTGTCCACCAGGTCGCCGGGTCGTGGTCATTCGAACGCGCCGGCCAGATGGCGGATATTCGCACCGCGTGCCGCATTGTTCTTCTGATCACCAGGGAGATGGCGCAGGTCGCCGGCGATCGCGTCTCGCTCAAGGCGGACCGTCGCCGGTCGGTCTCCCATTTCCGGCAGATCGCCATGTATGTCTGCCACGTCACGCTGCAATTGTCGCTGAGCGAGATCGGGGCGGCTTTCGGCCGGGACCGGACGACTGTTGCCTATTCCTGTCGGGTGATCGAGGACCGCCGGGACGACCGCGCCTTCGACGAGTTCATCGCCTCGGTGGAACGGCTTGCCTATTCCGTCGTCGTTGCGGCGGGAGTGCGGGAAAATGCATGA
- a CDS encoding MucR family transcriptional regulator → MTEAAVEQDAQNLVELTADIVAAYVSNHVVQTTDLPGLIREVHAALSNTARPQESTPAAEKQKPAVSVRKSISGDHLVCLECGGTFKSLKRHLMTHHDLTPDAYREKWDLPVDYPMVAPSYAEARSRLAKEMGLGQRRKR, encoded by the coding sequence ATGACGGAAGCTGCGGTCGAACAGGATGCCCAGAACCTCGTCGAACTGACGGCCGATATTGTCGCGGCCTATGTCAGCAATCATGTGGTCCAGACCACGGATCTGCCGGGTCTGATCCGCGAAGTGCACGCTGCGCTGAGCAACACGGCCCGTCCGCAGGAAAGCACCCCGGCTGCCGAAAAGCAGAAGCCGGCGGTTTCCGTGCGCAAGTCGATCAGCGGCGATCATCTCGTCTGCCTCGAATGCGGCGGAACCTTCAAGTCGCTGAAGCGCCACCTGATGACCCATCACGACCTGACGCCCGACGCCTATCGCGAGAAATGGGACCTGCCGGTCGACTATCCGATGGTCGCGCCCTCCTATGCCGAGGCCCGCTCGCGGCTTGCAAAGGAGATGGGGCTCGGCCAGCGCCGCAAGCGCTGA
- the mnhG gene encoding monovalent cation/H(+) antiporter subunit G has protein sequence MDYVVALFVSFLMLAGALFTLTAAIGILRLPDLYTRMHAASKAGTVGSGLIFLAIGFHSAEIATFVRAFAGIAFFVLTAPISAHLLARAAHEVGYPLHEKTVQDELQSSEEV, from the coding sequence ATGGACTATGTTGTCGCCCTGTTCGTCTCGTTCCTGATGCTGGCCGGCGCGCTGTTCACGCTGACGGCGGCCATCGGCATTCTGCGTCTTCCCGACCTCTACACGCGCATGCATGCGGCCTCGAAGGCGGGCACGGTCGGCTCCGGCCTGATCTTTCTGGCCATCGGATTTCATTCCGCCGAGATCGCGACCTTCGTCCGGGCCTTCGCCGGCATCGCCTTTTTCGTGCTGACGGCGCCGATTTCGGCGCATCTCCTCGCCCGCGCCGCGCATGAGGTGGGCTATCCTCTGCATGAAAAAACCGTGCAGGATGAGCTCCAGAGTAGTGAAGAGGTTTAG
- a CDS encoding cation:proton antiporter — MTPDMIVSAAADISIGILSLALILTAVRVVRGPTLPDRVLSLDMLVAVAIGFIVVIAIRSGFTLYIDIAIALGLVGFLATVAFARFIRSSAMRDETETGFQVKPHPMAYDSGSSGEDVPVVSADETKKE; from the coding sequence ATGACGCCTGATATGATCGTTTCAGCCGCCGCCGACATATCGATCGGCATCCTCTCGCTGGCGCTTATCCTGACCGCCGTGAGGGTGGTGAGGGGCCCGACCCTGCCGGACCGCGTTCTGTCGCTCGATATGCTCGTGGCGGTCGCCATTGGCTTTATCGTCGTCATAGCCATTCGTTCCGGCTTCACGCTCTACATCGATATCGCCATTGCCCTCGGCCTCGTGGGTTTCCTGGCAACGGTGGCCTTTGCCCGCTTCATCCGCTCGAGCGCCATGCGCGACGAGACCGAAACCGGGTTTCAGGTCAAGCCGCACCCGATGGCCTATGATTCGGGAAGCAGCGGGGAGGACGTCCCGGTCGTCTCCGCCGACGAAACGAAGAAGGAATAA